In Mugil cephalus isolate CIBA_MC_2020 chromosome 20, CIBA_Mcephalus_1.1, whole genome shotgun sequence, the following are encoded in one genomic region:
- the mrm2 gene encoding rRNA methyltransferase 2, mitochondrial, with translation MWSPWQRRCLHSSVCLLKNLKGKTGTEQRWLQRQLRDPYVKASHSQNFRCRSAFKLLEIDDKFRLLQPGYSVVDCGAAPGAWSQVAVHRVNSAGTDPDLSRGTVVGIDLLHIHPLDGAHFLCSHDVTDSGTHAKLLELLPDGRAHVILSDMAPNASGFRDMDHEKLITMCLSLIDLAEKILQPQGSLLCKYWDGSLTHKLQERLSSVFGSVRTLKPDASRKDSSERYFLARMYRKPLKRS, from the exons ATGTGGTCTCCTTGGCAGAGGAGATGTCTCCActcctcagtgtgtttgttaaagaACCTGAAGGGGAAAACTGGCACGGAGCAGCGCTGGCTTCAGAGGCAGCTCAGGGACCCGTACGTCAAAGCCTCTCACTCTCAAAACTTCCGGTGCAGAAGCGCCTTCAAGCTGCTGGAGATAGATGACAAGTTCAGGCTTTTGCAGCCCGGATACAGTGTGGTGGACTGCGGAGCGGCGCCTGGAGCCTGGAGCCAGGTGGCTGTGCACAGGGTCAACTCAGCCGGGACAG ACCCAGATTTATCACGTGGCACGGTCGTTGGCATCGACCTGCTTCACATACATCCTCTGGATGGCGCCCACTTCCTGTGCAGCCATGACGTCACCGACTCCGGCACGCACGCCAAGCTGCTGGAGCTCCTCCCGGACGGCAGGGCTCACGTCATCCTGAGTGACATGGCGCCCAACGCCAGCGGCTTCAGAGACATGGACCACGAGAAGCTCATCACCATGTGCCTCTCTTTGATAGACTTGGCCGAGAAGATCCTACAGCCCCAGGGGTCTCTGCTGTGTAAATACTGGGACGGCAGCCTCACCCATAAGCTGCAGGAGAGGCTCTCAAGTGTGTTCGGAAGTGTTCGGACTTTAAAGCCAGACGCCAGCAGAAAGGATTCGTCCGAGAGATATTTCCTCGCTAGAATGTACAGGAAACCACTGAAGCGATCTTAG
- the nudt1 gene encoding oxidized purine nucleoside triphosphate hydrolase — protein sequence MLSSKLLTLVLVVQPGRVLLGMKKRGFGVGKWNGFGGKVQPGETIEDAARRELQEESGLTVDALEKVGNIKFEFVGDTQLLDVHIFRADTYNGEPTESDEMRPQWFESDKIPFGQMWADDVLWFPLMLEKKKFVGYFKFQGHDMILSHTLEEVKEL from the exons ATGCTAAGCTCCAAGTTGCTGACCTTGGTGCTGGTGGTCCAGCCAGGCAGAGTGCTGCTGGGCATGAAGAAGAGGGGGTTCGGGGTCGGCAAGTGGAACGGGTTTGGGGGCAAAGTTCAACCAGGTGAAACCATTGAGGATGCTGCTAGGAG GGAACTCCAGGAGGAAAGCGGGCTCACGGTGGATGCGCTCGAGAAGGTCGGAAATataaaatttgaatttgtcGGAGACACGCAGCTGCTCGATGTCCACATTTTCAGAGCCGACACTTACAACGGAGAACCAACGGAGTCAGACG AAATGAGGCCTCAGTGGTTCGAAAGCGACAAAATTCCTTTCGGCCAGATGTGGGCGGACGATGTCCTGTGGTTCCCTCTGATGCTCGAGAAGAAGAAATTCGTCGGATACTTCAAGTTTCAGGGTCACGACATGATTCTCAGCCACAcactggaggaggtgaaggagctCTGA
- the snx8a gene encoding sorting nexin-8a isoform X1, whose protein sequence is MAGEINEGSVPAYYREVYEAICCRTDERVQVEVFHRLLQRTDLSKTAVNQIAEHVDSADGFLSKLSLYKALALIALAQQGKQPSPKLLENCIQELPKPQLGEPRDLSSLRMQPAQEDVLTMSLTLDKLLERDTVQVELIPEKKGLFLKHVEYQVTSQRYKVSVYRRYSDFDVFHELLLQRFAYRVVPALPPKRMLKGVLTSVSERQFIEGRRRALARFINLVARHPFFSEDELIKTFLTFSGSDVQTKLRDTYKRTGDEFMTNRIATQAKEYLPADIQAQFSASRELIKNIHNSFYKLRDRAEKMAERSKENAADLLMFGRELSTLGSDASSLPSLASSPSTWGTLRQSLKSLSVEFAVLSDKAAQQGRREEDDVVEKLNLFLDLLQSYRDLCERHEKGVLHEHQRALHKYSVMKRQMMSASVQPKEQASVEQLESRIVQQENAIQTMELRNYFSLFCLHQETQLIFTYLPITCHILGAFVNSQVQGHKEMGEVWSELQPKLGCLFGSNNGLKPPI, encoded by the exons ATGGCAGGAGAGATCAATGAAG GCTCAGTTCCTGCCTATTACAGAGAAGTGTACGAGGCCATCTGCTGTAGGACGGATGAGAGGGTGCAGGTTGAAGTTTTTCACCGACTGCTGCAAAGGACCGATCTGTCCAAGACGGCCGTGAACCAG ATTGCTGAGCACGTTGACTCTGCGGATGGATTCCTGAGCAAGTTGTCCCTCTATAAAGCGCTCGCTCTGATTGCTCTGGCTCAGCAAGGGAAGCAGCCAAGCCCCAAGCTCTTGGAGAACTGCATACAAG AGTTACCGAAACCTCAGCTCGGGGAGCCGAGGGACTTGAGCTCACTGAGGATGCAGCCGGCTCAGGAGGATGTGCTGACGATGTCGCTGACCCTGGACAAACTCCTGGAAAGAGACACGGTCCAGGTGGAGCTCATACCTGAGAAGAAGGGACTGTTCCTCAAACATGTGGAGTACCAGGTCACCAGTCAG CGTTACAAAGTGTCCGTTTACAGACGTTACAGCGACTTCGACGTCTTCCATGAGCTTTTGCTCCAGAGGTTTGCCTACAGAGTGGTGCCGGCGTTGCCCCCTAAACGCATGTTAAAGGGAG TCCTGACCTCCGTCTCTGAGCGGCAGTTCATCGAGGGGAGGAGGCGCGCTCTGGCTAGGTTCATTAACCTGGTGGCCCGGCATCCCTTCTTCTCAGAGGACGAGCTTATCAAGACCTTCCTCACCTTCAGCGGCTCC GATGTCCAGACCAAACTGCGTGACACCTACAAGAGGACGGGCGACGAGTTCATGACCAACAGGATCGCGACCCAGGCAAAG GAATACCTCCCGGCTGACATTCAAGCTCAGTTCTCGGCGAGCAGGGAGCTGATCAAAAATATCCACAACAGCTTCTACAAGCTGCGGGACAGAGCGGAGAAGATGGCGGAGCGCTCTAAGGAGAACGCAGCTGATCTCCTCATGTTTGGCAGAGAGCTCag TACGCTGGGCTCAGACGCCTCATCTCTTCCCTCCTTGGCCTCCTCGCCAAGCACCTGGGGGACCCTGCGCCAGTCTCTGAAGAGCCTTTCCGTGGAGTTTGCCGTGCTGTCTGACAAAGCCGCTCAGCAG GGCAGACGGGAGGAGGATGATGTTGTGGAAAAACTGAATCTTTTCTTGGACTTGCTGCAGTCATACAGA GACCTCTGCGAGCGCCACGAGAAGGGCGTGCTCCACGAACACCAGAGGGCTCTGCACAAGTACAGCGTGATGAAGAGGCAGATGATGAGCGCCTCGGTGCAGCCCAAAGAGCAGGCGtcagtggagcagctggagtCACGGATTGTTCAG CAAGAAAATGCCATTCAGACCATGGAGCTACGCAACTACTTCTCCCTGTTCTGCCTTCACCAAGAGACCCAGCTCATCTTCACCTACCTTCCGATCACCTGCCACATTCTCGGGGCTTTCGTTAACTCCCAGGTCCAAGGACACAAAGAG ATGGGAGAGGTGTGGAGCGAACTCCAGCCAAAACTTGGGTGTCTCTTCGGCAGCAACAACGGATTGAAACCCCCCATCTGA
- the snx8a gene encoding sorting nexin-8a isoform X2, whose protein sequence is MQPAQEDVLTMSLTLDKLLERDTVQVELIPEKKGLFLKHVEYQVTSQRYKVSVYRRYSDFDVFHELLLQRFAYRVVPALPPKRMLKGVLTSVSERQFIEGRRRALARFINLVARHPFFSEDELIKTFLTFSGSDVQTKLRDTYKRTGDEFMTNRIATQAKEYLPADIQAQFSASRELIKNIHNSFYKLRDRAEKMAERSKENAADLLMFGRELSTLGSDASSLPSLASSPSTWGTLRQSLKSLSVEFAVLSDKAAQQGRREEDDVVEKLNLFLDLLQSYRDLCERHEKGVLHEHQRALHKYSVMKRQMMSASVQPKEQASVEQLESRIVQQENAIQTMELRNYFSLFCLHQETQLIFTYLPITCHILGAFVNSQVQGHKEMGEVWSELQPKLGCLFGSNNGLKPPI, encoded by the exons ATGCAGCCGGCTCAGGAGGATGTGCTGACGATGTCGCTGACCCTGGACAAACTCCTGGAAAGAGACACGGTCCAGGTGGAGCTCATACCTGAGAAGAAGGGACTGTTCCTCAAACATGTGGAGTACCAGGTCACCAGTCAG CGTTACAAAGTGTCCGTTTACAGACGTTACAGCGACTTCGACGTCTTCCATGAGCTTTTGCTCCAGAGGTTTGCCTACAGAGTGGTGCCGGCGTTGCCCCCTAAACGCATGTTAAAGGGAG TCCTGACCTCCGTCTCTGAGCGGCAGTTCATCGAGGGGAGGAGGCGCGCTCTGGCTAGGTTCATTAACCTGGTGGCCCGGCATCCCTTCTTCTCAGAGGACGAGCTTATCAAGACCTTCCTCACCTTCAGCGGCTCC GATGTCCAGACCAAACTGCGTGACACCTACAAGAGGACGGGCGACGAGTTCATGACCAACAGGATCGCGACCCAGGCAAAG GAATACCTCCCGGCTGACATTCAAGCTCAGTTCTCGGCGAGCAGGGAGCTGATCAAAAATATCCACAACAGCTTCTACAAGCTGCGGGACAGAGCGGAGAAGATGGCGGAGCGCTCTAAGGAGAACGCAGCTGATCTCCTCATGTTTGGCAGAGAGCTCag TACGCTGGGCTCAGACGCCTCATCTCTTCCCTCCTTGGCCTCCTCGCCAAGCACCTGGGGGACCCTGCGCCAGTCTCTGAAGAGCCTTTCCGTGGAGTTTGCCGTGCTGTCTGACAAAGCCGCTCAGCAG GGCAGACGGGAGGAGGATGATGTTGTGGAAAAACTGAATCTTTTCTTGGACTTGCTGCAGTCATACAGA GACCTCTGCGAGCGCCACGAGAAGGGCGTGCTCCACGAACACCAGAGGGCTCTGCACAAGTACAGCGTGATGAAGAGGCAGATGATGAGCGCCTCGGTGCAGCCCAAAGAGCAGGCGtcagtggagcagctggagtCACGGATTGTTCAG CAAGAAAATGCCATTCAGACCATGGAGCTACGCAACTACTTCTCCCTGTTCTGCCTTCACCAAGAGACCCAGCTCATCTTCACCTACCTTCCGATCACCTGCCACATTCTCGGGGCTTTCGTTAACTCCCAGGTCCAAGGACACAAAGAG ATGGGAGAGGTGTGGAGCGAACTCCAGCCAAAACTTGGGTGTCTCTTCGGCAGCAACAACGGATTGAAACCCCCCATCTGA